A DNA window from Niabella yanshanensis contains the following coding sequences:
- a CDS encoding cytochrome-c peroxidase, whose amino-acid sequence MIAIIACSKDEPANQSLFEGFKKPAHFPDPSYNLSGNPVTKEAFELGRKLFYEPRLSRNNTISCGSCHIQSSAFTQHGHDVSHGIDDRLGRRNSPPIMNLAWIPAFMWDGGVFDLDLQPIVPITAHEEMDESVANVISKLQNHAEYPQMFKTAFGNGQITTANFMKALSQFMIMCVSAESKYDSVILKLGNAAFTAREEAGYKLVQQKCGSCHKEPLFTDNSFRNNGIGIGANNDMGHYDVTLNAADRYQFKVPSLRNLAYTAPYMHDGRFIRLDAVLDQYSNNIQQTPNLDPLLKSNLDLTAEEKQQLLAFLNTLNDKNFINNRLLSEQ is encoded by the coding sequence ATGATAGCGATTATTGCCTGCAGTAAAGATGAACCGGCTAACCAGTCCCTGTTCGAGGGATTTAAAAAGCCGGCTCATTTCCCCGATCCCTCTTATAATTTATCTGGTAATCCTGTTACGAAGGAAGCATTTGAGCTGGGAAGAAAGCTTTTTTATGAACCGCGCTTGTCCCGAAATAACACTATTAGTTGTGGTAGCTGCCATATACAGTCATCGGCTTTCACACAGCACGGTCACGATGTAAGTCACGGTATCGATGATCGCCTGGGCAGACGAAATAGCCCACCCATTATGAACCTCGCCTGGATTCCTGCCTTTATGTGGGATGGAGGGGTTTTTGATTTGGATCTGCAACCTATTGTTCCCATTACAGCACATGAGGAAATGGATGAGTCTGTTGCTAACGTCATCTCAAAGCTGCAAAATCATGCGGAATATCCACAAATGTTTAAAACCGCATTCGGAAACGGCCAGATCACTACAGCCAACTTTATGAAGGCTCTGTCACAATTTATGATCATGTGTGTCAGTGCCGAAAGTAAATATGATAGTGTTATACTGAAGTTAGGTAATGCCGCGTTCACTGCACGGGAAGAAGCAGGATATAAATTGGTACAGCAAAAGTGTGGCAGTTGTCATAAAGAACCTTTGTTTACTGATAATAGTTTCCGGAATAATGGAATTGGTATCGGCGCTAACAACGACATGGGGCATTATGATGTAACGTTGAATGCAGCAGACCGGTATCAATTTAAAGTGCCCAGTTTACGTAACCTGGCCTATACGGCGCCTTATATGCACGATGGCCGGTTTATAAGGCTCGACGCTGTATTGGATCAGTACAGCAATAACATACAGCAAACGCCTAACCTGGATCCTTTACTGAAATCGAACCTCGATTTGACGGCCGAAGAGAAGCAACAGTTGCTGGCATTTTTAAACACGCTGAATGACAAAAACTTTATCAATAACAGGCTTTTGTCTGAGCAATAA
- a CDS encoding response regulator, with protein sequence MQEKKYTLAVFDSDRAMLNACALILKEQDIDIHAFANSGDFEDQLQHSVPSAILLDNSILPHGGLEVLRLLKQHSKLNKIPVIYMTGNGAIGDKALRQGAEYLLIKPFDLIQLIATVLRACETTH encoded by the coding sequence ATGCAAGAAAAAAAATATACGCTGGCTGTTTTTGATTCAGACAGAGCAATGCTGAACGCATGCGCATTAATACTAAAAGAACAGGATATAGATATCCATGCTTTTGCTAATAGCGGAGACTTTGAGGATCAGCTCCAACATTCTGTCCCATCTGCTATTTTGCTTGATAACTCCATTTTACCACATGGCGGCCTTGAGGTATTACGTTTATTAAAACAACACAGTAAACTCAATAAGATCCCCGTCATTTATATGACCGGTAACGGCGCAATAGGCGACAAAGCACTAAGGCAGGGCGCGGAATATTTGCTGATCAAACCTTTTGATTTAATCCAGCTTATAGCCACCGTGCTCAGAGCCTGCGAGACCACTCACTAG
- a CDS encoding DUF1349 domain-containing protein, protein MKKILNPLPVSVLLLLLACQNQEAAKQPVETPGVEVKTPVNTALNNVDVKIGNTRFDKSLNGAADLINVDSSGQVVFRVGAKKDFFSDPDGKLSNNSAPILLSSVDNTKPFTLTAKVTPRFSPNGMYNAGVLYIYSSNDLYQKFCFEQDESGDHRVVSVRTVGTSDDNNHDLVQQEYVYMKISSDTKTVGSYYSLDNKKWKLARLYKNEYPSNIFLGISAQCPVDTGTVSYFNDVNIEATSVKDFRLGI, encoded by the coding sequence ATGAAAAAAATACTGAACCCGTTGCCTGTAAGTGTATTGTTGCTGTTGTTGGCCTGTCAAAACCAGGAAGCCGCCAAACAACCAGTAGAAACCCCGGGAGTTGAAGTAAAAACCCCGGTTAATACTGCGCTCAACAATGTTGATGTCAAAATCGGCAATACCCGTTTTGATAAATCATTGAACGGTGCGGCTGATTTAATTAATGTGGATAGTTCGGGGCAGGTGGTCTTTAGGGTGGGTGCAAAAAAAGATTTTTTCTCCGATCCTGACGGTAAGTTGTCTAACAATTCTGCGCCCATCTTATTATCATCCGTCGATAATACAAAGCCATTTACCCTAACGGCAAAAGTTACGCCCCGGTTCTCCCCTAATGGTATGTACAACGCTGGTGTATTGTATATATACAGCAGCAATGATCTATACCAGAAATTTTGTTTTGAGCAGGACGAAAGCGGTGATCACCGGGTTGTTTCTGTGAGAACCGTTGGTACATCAGATGATAATAATCATGATCTGGTTCAACAGGAATATGTGTACATGAAAATATCTTCGGATACGAAGACGGTGGGCAGCTACTATTCTCTGGACAATAAAAAATGGAAGCTGGCCCGGTTATATAAAAATGAATATCCTTCCAATATTTTCTTAGGCATCAGCGCGCAATGCCCGGTAGATACCGGAACAGTGAGCTATTTCAATGATGTGAATATTGAAGCTACAAGTGTAAAGGACTTTCGTTTAGGGATTTAA
- a CDS encoding helix-turn-helix domain-containing protein → MGTKSDTIPVYTVDVFSTNKSFFWMGELSGIGEQYPHLLLPHKPMFYALIHVQEPGGHIIIDNEMICLNPLNVICIKPGSIVQVDINSRPRGYLICFAESFFSLRYNSNVLQQFGFLNSEVPPGLNLQRNNASKWYSLMALMFDEYTTQGSAQVLRSYLNIILNELDRCNKIAVVVDQVGVRLDKVLRFEKMVEEHYCEWKTPAAYAAKLYITTNYLNKLCQAYRNITAGELIRKRIVLEAQRLLHYTHLSVGEIADQLGFESLSYFVTFFKKNTGVTPETFRKNR, encoded by the coding sequence ATGGGTACAAAATCAGATACGATACCTGTGTATACTGTCGATGTATTTTCTACAAATAAATCCTTTTTCTGGATGGGGGAATTGAGTGGCATTGGCGAGCAGTATCCACACCTGCTGTTACCACACAAACCAATGTTTTACGCGCTCATCCATGTACAGGAGCCGGGTGGGCATATTATCATTGATAACGAAATGATCTGCCTTAACCCATTAAATGTTATTTGTATTAAGCCAGGCAGTATTGTACAGGTAGATATAAACAGCAGGCCGCGCGGTTACCTGATCTGCTTTGCAGAAAGCTTCTTTTCTCTGAGGTACAATAGTAATGTATTGCAACAATTTGGCTTTTTAAACAGTGAGGTCCCACCGGGGTTAAATCTTCAAAGGAATAACGCCAGTAAGTGGTATTCGTTAATGGCTTTAATGTTTGACGAATATACAACACAAGGTAGCGCACAAGTGTTGAGGTCTTATTTGAACATCATTCTGAATGAGCTCGATCGCTGTAACAAAATAGCGGTTGTTGTCGATCAGGTAGGTGTAAGGCTGGATAAAGTCCTCCGGTTTGAAAAAATGGTAGAAGAACATTATTGTGAATGGAAAACACCAGCTGCCTACGCTGCTAAACTTTATATAACTACCAATTACCTGAACAAGCTCTGCCAGGCGTATCGCAACATTACAGCAGGTGAGTTGATAAGAAAACGGATTGTTCTGGAAGCACAGCGATTATTGCATTACACCCATTTATCGGTAGGTGAAATAGCTGATCAGCTAGGGTTTGAGAGCCTCTCTTATTTTGTTACTTTTTTTAAAAAGAATACAGGTGTAACTCCCGAGACATTCAGGAAAAACAGGTGA
- a CDS encoding MbnP family protein: protein MINKIKLTGALLLMTTFLSCRKDISEPGFNQDNLAPLSIEFDNIVGGQNLVLESANYKNRSGETYNIQLLQYFISNISVLKADRTSYTVPQDSSYFLVSAANPDSRFARVKVPEGDYTKVIFTLGIDSLRSTMDVSKRTGVLDPAGGMESGMYWGWNSGYIFFKMEGVSPQAPLDPTGAHKYRFHIGGFGGYSAPTINNIKVITVDLTARGIAQVRGNRNANIHLFVDINKVMSGLNTISIAANPQVMFSDFSVKVANNFTAMFTHDHTEN from the coding sequence ATGATCAATAAAATAAAACTGACAGGGGCTCTTCTTTTAATGACCACTTTTTTGTCCTGTAGAAAAGATATTTCTGAACCCGGGTTTAACCAGGATAATCTGGCGCCTTTATCCATAGAATTTGATAATATCGTAGGTGGCCAGAACCTGGTACTGGAATCGGCGAATTATAAGAACCGTTCGGGAGAAACCTATAATATACAGTTGCTGCAATATTTTATCAGCAATATAAGTGTATTAAAAGCCGATAGAACCAGCTATACAGTTCCGCAGGATAGCAGCTATTTTTTAGTCAGTGCGGCTAATCCTGATTCCCGCTTTGCGCGGGTGAAAGTGCCGGAAGGGGATTATACGAAAGTTATATTTACCCTGGGGATAGATAGCCTGCGCAGTACCATGGATGTTAGCAAAAGAACAGGTGTGTTGGATCCGGCAGGAGGTATGGAAAGCGGCATGTATTGGGGATGGAACAGCGGGTATATATTTTTTAAGATGGAAGGTGTCAGTCCTCAAGCTCCTTTAGATCCTACAGGTGCGCATAAATACCGCTTTCATATCGGCGGCTTCGGCGGCTATTCGGCGCCCACTATCAACAATATAAAAGTTATCACGGTTGATCTCACAGCCCGTGGTATTGCACAGGTGCGTGGAAACAGAAATGCCAATATCCATTTGTTTGTAGACATTAATAAAGTGATGAGCGGCTTGAATACCATAAGCATCGCTGCTAACCCACAGGTAATGTTCAGCGACTTCAGCGTAAAAGTGGCTAACAACTTTACAGCAATGTTTACCCACGATCACACCGAAAATTAA
- a CDS encoding SCO family protein, with protein MIMLVLCSCGNGGLPILGEATMVDGKPVYPRIADFDFINQDGHHISNASFKDQVYVADFIFLSCPTICPVMTRALKKVYDGYQADDRVSFISHTIDPERDTVPRLKAYAEALGVSAPKWNFVTGNQDSIMNLAEKSYYLAANADSTAPGGLVHGGGFLLIDKNRNIRGVYNSLEPKETDRLTADIKRLLREQF; from the coding sequence ATGATAATGTTGGTATTATGTTCCTGTGGGAACGGGGGCTTACCAATTTTGGGAGAAGCTACAATGGTTGATGGGAAGCCGGTATATCCGCGCATTGCAGATTTTGATTTCATCAACCAGGATGGCCATCATATAAGTAATGCCAGTTTTAAAGATCAGGTATATGTAGCCGATTTTATATTTTTATCCTGTCCTACCATCTGCCCGGTTATGACCAGGGCGCTCAAAAAAGTATACGACGGTTACCAGGCAGATGACCGCGTATCATTTATATCCCATACAATTGATCCCGAGCGGGATACCGTTCCCCGGCTAAAAGCATATGCGGAGGCACTGGGTGTATCGGCTCCAAAGTGGAATTTCGTTACGGGTAACCAGGATAGCATTATGAACCTGGCGGAAAAATCCTATTACCTGGCTGCAAATGCCGATAGCACTGCTCCGGGGGGATTGGTACATGGCGGTGGTTTTTTACTGATCGACAAAAACCGGAATATACGTGGTGTTTATAATAGCCTGGAGCCAAAGGAAACCGATCGTTTAACAGCAGATATTAAACGGTTGCTACGGGAACAATTTTAA
- a CDS encoding TetR/AcrR family transcriptional regulator, which yields MKKAAATRMNILHKAFELIYARGYQATSIDEIIATTQVTKGAFFYHFKNKDEMGVAIIEEILKPTLNNSFITPLERDEHPLSAIYNLMRYLLTKDKFLKPEYGCPAANFTHEMTPWNANFSRVLNELTEQWMQVMTRALERGKKQGLVSKDINAKQVTLFVVSGYWGIRNLGKLGNKSYYTSYLKELKNYLNTLRQI from the coding sequence ATGAAAAAGGCAGCAGCTACAAGAATGAACATATTACATAAGGCATTTGAGTTGATTTATGCAAGGGGGTACCAGGCTACCAGCATCGATGAGATCATTGCCACCACTCAGGTTACAAAAGGGGCCTTCTTCTATCATTTTAAAAATAAAGATGAAATGGGCGTTGCCATCATCGAGGAGATATTGAAGCCTACACTTAACAACAGCTTTATAACGCCCCTGGAGCGCGATGAGCATCCGCTATCTGCCATTTATAACCTGATGCGTTACCTCCTGACAAAAGACAAATTTCTAAAGCCGGAATATGGCTGCCCGGCGGCCAACTTCACACACGAAATGACGCCCTGGAATGCCAATTTCAGCCGGGTACTCAATGAGCTCACCGAACAGTGGATGCAGGTAATGACCAGGGCTTTGGAAAGGGGGAAAAAACAAGGTTTGGTAAGCAAAGATATCAATGCTAAACAAGTAACCCTGTTTGTAGTATCCGGATACTGGGGCATACGAAACCTTGGAAAACTGGGTAATAAAAGCTATTACACCTCATACTTAAAAGAACTAAAAAACTACCTCAACACCCTGCGGCAAATTTAA
- the metE gene encoding 5-methyltetrahydropteroyltriglutamate--homocysteine S-methyltransferase: protein MKTQNLGYPRIGSQRQLKKACEQYWAGTIDLKDLQRIAFKIREENWQTQLQAGMDLIPCNDFSFYDQVLDISLMLGVIPKRYTPVLTDVKTNGETDLYFAMARGYQKDGLDITAMEMTKWLDTNYHYIVPEFTADQEFHLFSQKVFGEYMAAKALLGKKAKPVLIGPVSYLLLGKEKETGFERIDLLKKILPAYIAVLNRLKQLGAEWVQLDEPFLALDLSAKEKEAFDSAYRYIARETAGVKILVATYFEGLLDNTQLAVNLPVAALHIDLVRAPEQLNEVLAAIPDHLILSLGVVDGRNIWKNCYERSLSFINKAIEKIGSERIIIAPSCSLLHSPIDLDLETTIDPEIKNWMAFARQKLNEVADLSQIVEGNEELLRINKNVIESRAQSEEVHKKTVKERVAAIHESDAARKSPFSIRQQLQRNRFQLPAFPTTTIGSFPQTDDIRQLRARYKKGDLTLAQYEEAIEAATVDAIRWQESIGLDVLVHGEFERNDMVEYFGEQLDGFLFTKNGWVQSYGSRCVKPPVIYGDISRPRDMTVRWSSFAAAQTKKVMKGMLTGPVTILQWSFVRDDQPRSVTTNQIALAIRDEVLALEKAGISMIQIDEAAIREGLPLRKSKQLQYLNWAVKAFRIAASGVADQTQIHTHMCYSEFNDIIEQVAAMDADVITIETSRSQMELLQAFAHFKYPNEIGPGVYDIHSPRVPSVIEMTDLLIKAATLLPAQHIWVNPDCGLKTRKWPETKKALENMVAAAHKAREKIGVELVS from the coding sequence ATGAAAACGCAAAACCTCGGCTACCCGCGTATCGGTAGTCAAAGACAATTAAAGAAAGCCTGCGAACAGTATTGGGCTGGTACCATTGATTTGAAGGATCTGCAGAGAATTGCTTTTAAGATCCGGGAAGAAAACTGGCAAACGCAGCTTCAGGCCGGTATGGATCTGATACCTTGTAATGATTTCAGCTTCTACGACCAGGTACTGGATATAAGCCTGATGTTAGGTGTCATTCCAAAACGGTATACGCCCGTTTTAACCGATGTAAAAACCAATGGTGAAACGGATCTGTATTTTGCAATGGCACGGGGTTACCAGAAAGATGGCCTGGATATCACGGCTATGGAAATGACCAAATGGTTGGATACCAACTATCATTATATCGTGCCTGAATTTACTGCAGATCAGGAATTTCATTTGTTTTCCCAAAAGGTTTTTGGAGAATATATGGCAGCGAAAGCGTTGCTGGGAAAAAAGGCAAAACCTGTTTTGATCGGACCCGTGAGTTATCTCTTACTGGGCAAGGAAAAGGAAACCGGTTTTGAAAGAATCGACCTGCTTAAAAAAATACTACCCGCCTACATAGCTGTACTGAACCGCCTGAAACAGCTGGGAGCAGAATGGGTGCAATTAGATGAACCATTTTTAGCGTTAGATCTTTCTGCAAAGGAAAAGGAAGCGTTTGACAGTGCCTACCGGTATATAGCCAGGGAAACAGCAGGAGTAAAGATCCTGGTAGCCACTTATTTTGAAGGCCTGCTGGACAATACACAACTGGCCGTTAACCTGCCGGTAGCTGCTTTGCATATCGACCTGGTGAGGGCTCCCGAACAGTTAAATGAAGTGCTTGCTGCAATACCTGATCATCTTATTCTTTCACTAGGCGTAGTTGATGGCAGGAATATATGGAAAAACTGCTATGAAAGATCCTTGTCTTTCATCAATAAAGCCATTGAAAAAATAGGTAGCGAGCGAATAATAATTGCGCCATCATGTTCTCTGCTACACAGTCCTATTGACCTGGATCTGGAAACGACCATCGATCCTGAGATAAAAAACTGGATGGCTTTTGCTAGACAGAAATTAAACGAGGTAGCCGACTTGAGCCAGATCGTTGAGGGGAATGAGGAATTATTGCGGATCAACAAAAATGTTATTGAGAGCAGGGCGCAGTCGGAGGAGGTACACAAAAAAACGGTCAAAGAAAGGGTGGCCGCCATTCATGAATCAGATGCTGCACGAAAGAGCCCTTTCTCTATACGTCAGCAACTGCAGCGTAACCGCTTTCAGCTTCCTGCTTTTCCTACAACTACCATTGGATCCTTTCCGCAAACCGATGATATAAGGCAATTGAGAGCCCGGTATAAAAAAGGCGATCTGACACTGGCACAATATGAAGAGGCTATTGAAGCAGCTACTGTTGACGCTATCCGTTGGCAGGAATCTATCGGGCTGGATGTATTGGTGCATGGAGAGTTTGAACGTAATGATATGGTGGAGTATTTTGGAGAACAGCTGGATGGTTTCCTGTTTACTAAAAACGGTTGGGTACAGAGTTATGGAAGCCGTTGTGTAAAGCCACCGGTTATTTATGGCGATATCAGTCGCCCCCGGGACATGACCGTGCGCTGGAGCAGCTTTGCTGCTGCGCAAACCAAAAAGGTAATGAAAGGTATGTTGACGGGCCCGGTTACTATTTTACAATGGTCTTTTGTGCGCGATGATCAGCCACGCAGTGTAACTACTAACCAGATCGCGCTGGCTATTCGGGATGAAGTTTTAGCGCTGGAAAAAGCGGGCATTAGTATGATCCAGATCGATGAGGCCGCCATTCGCGAAGGTTTGCCGCTAAGGAAGTCCAAACAGCTGCAGTATCTTAATTGGGCAGTCAAAGCCTTTCGCATAGCTGCCAGTGGCGTAGCCGATCAAACACAGATCCATACACATATGTGCTACAGCGAGTTTAATGATATCATTGAACAGGTTGCCGCAATGGATGCTGATGTAATTACTATCGAAACTTCCCGCTCTCAAATGGAATTACTGCAGGCTTTTGCTCACTTTAAATATCCTAATGAAATAGGGCCGGGAGTATATGATATCCACTCGCCAAGAGTGCCGTCTGTTATTGAGATGACGGATTTACTGATAAAGGCGGCAACTCTTTTGCCGGCACAACATATATGGGTTAATCCGGATTGTGGGTTAAAAACCCGTAAATGGCCCGAAACTAAAAAGGCGCTTGAAAATATGGTGGCTGCGGCTCATAAAGCCCGCGAAAAAATAGGTGTTGAGCTGGTATCTTAA
- a CDS encoding barstar family protein: MNKASPITLNGLNFHDMDGFYTAIYSMMHLYEDWKPAHSLDALNDMLYSGFGKEPVQLVWEHSEKSRTDLGLQATRDFYQHKINQGKPYNINWAAKQLEAVNSREGATLFDIIVEIFHSHPHIELVLL; the protein is encoded by the coding sequence ATGAACAAGGCCTCCCCTATTACCTTAAACGGCTTAAATTTTCATGATATGGATGGATTTTATACAGCCATCTATAGTATGATGCATTTGTATGAAGACTGGAAGCCGGCTCACAGCCTGGATGCTCTCAACGACATGTTGTATAGTGGCTTTGGAAAAGAGCCGGTGCAACTGGTATGGGAGCATTCCGAAAAAAGCCGGACTGATCTGGGTTTACAGGCTACCCGTGATTTTTATCAGCATAAGATCAACCAAGGCAAGCCTTACAATATTAATTGGGCAGCGAAGCAGCTGGAGGCAGTAAATTCCAGAGAAGGCGCTACCTTGTTTGATATCATCGTAGAGATATTCCATTCACATCCTCATATAGAGCTGGTGCTACTTTAG
- a CDS encoding gluconate:H+ symporter, with protein MSPIILLILGMALLLLLITAAKLNAFLALFITTLFIGLTNGMQPAVCIAAMSKGVGDILGSVIVVLGFGVMLGSILTETGATRQISNRLLQLFGNRNAKLAVCVTSFSVGLALFYNAGFVVLIPLVFTIALETKTSLIYLAIAMAAPLSVTHGFLPPHPGPTAIASIFKADIGLTLLYGLCISVPVLALAGLWFPEWVKKISTKPLAGIFSQQTDASAREPGFAVSLFVALVPVILLAVSTVSLQLYGFPEGPLRQFFLFIGDPGMSLLVAVLLAIIFLGAFRGVKISMLMERSGNAVGAIAAIILITAAGGALKQVLIASGTAEAITGYFKDSTLPPLLLGWMVATVLRIAIGSATVAGLTAAGIVQPLVVAMHVNPQLMVLSIGAGSLMCSHVNDTGFWMFKEYLGLSLKDTFKSWTVMESVIGVAGLGGVLLLDLFV; from the coding sequence ATGTCTCCAATAATCCTACTCATCCTGGGAATGGCTTTGCTGCTACTCCTGATTACCGCCGCGAAGCTCAATGCGTTTCTGGCATTATTTATTACTACGTTATTTATTGGCTTAACTAATGGAATGCAGCCAGCTGTATGTATCGCAGCTATGTCAAAAGGCGTGGGCGATATACTGGGGTCGGTAATTGTTGTTTTAGGGTTTGGTGTAATGCTCGGCAGTATTTTAACCGAAACCGGGGCTACCCGCCAGATCAGCAACCGGCTGCTACAGTTATTTGGCAATCGTAATGCAAAGCTGGCGGTATGTGTTACCAGCTTTAGTGTAGGATTGGCTCTTTTTTATAACGCAGGTTTCGTAGTGTTAATTCCATTGGTATTTACCATAGCGTTGGAAACCAAAACTTCGTTGATCTATCTCGCGATAGCTATGGCAGCACCACTTTCGGTTACTCATGGGTTTCTGCCACCGCATCCGGGGCCTACCGCTATCGCCAGTATCTTTAAAGCAGATATAGGCTTAACGCTTTTATATGGCTTATGCATATCAGTCCCTGTTTTGGCGTTAGCGGGTTTGTGGTTTCCTGAGTGGGTTAAAAAGATTAGTACAAAACCTCTGGCAGGAATATTTAGTCAGCAAACAGATGCATCCGCCCGGGAGCCAGGCTTTGCGGTTAGCCTGTTTGTAGCTCTCGTTCCGGTTATTTTGCTGGCTGTATCTACCGTTTCATTGCAATTGTATGGCTTTCCTGAAGGTCCCTTACGGCAATTTTTTTTATTTATAGGTGATCCGGGCATGTCATTGCTGGTTGCCGTATTGTTGGCGATTATTTTTTTAGGCGCTTTCAGAGGCGTTAAAATAAGTATGTTGATGGAGCGGTCGGGAAATGCTGTTGGTGCCATTGCTGCAATTATTTTAATTACTGCAGCTGGCGGTGCGCTCAAGCAGGTGTTGATAGCCAGTGGTACAGCCGAAGCTATTACCGGCTATTTTAAAGATAGTACTTTGCCTCCTCTTTTACTGGGGTGGATGGTGGCCACTGTGCTGAGAATTGCGATAGGATCGGCAACGGTAGCCGGTCTTACTGCAGCAGGTATAGTGCAGCCGCTGGTAGTAGCCATGCATGTAAACCCCCAACTGATGGTGCTGTCTATAGGTGCTGGCAGCTTAATGTGCTCTCATGTCAATGATACCGGTTTCTGGATGTTCAAAGAATACCTGGGATTGAGCCTTAAAGATACTTTCAAAAGCTGGACGGTAATGGAGTCTGTTATAGGAGTAGCGGGTCTGGGGGGTGTGCTGTTGCTGGATCTTTTTGTTTAA
- a CDS encoding DUF3817 domain-containing protein — MTHLFQTKTGRLRIIGFLEGISLLALILIAMPLKYSFNSPLAVQILGPVHGALFVLFVINTLSVGIEQQWKFATTTWKVLLACIIPFGTFYIDKKILKPIQA, encoded by the coding sequence ATGACACATTTATTTCAAACAAAAACCGGCAGGCTACGCATTATTGGTTTCCTGGAAGGTATTTCACTTTTAGCGCTGATCTTGATTGCCATGCCGCTCAAATACAGCTTTAACTCCCCTCTGGCAGTTCAAATACTGGGACCTGTTCATGGCGCTTTATTTGTTCTTTTTGTTATTAACACGCTTAGTGTAGGAATTGAGCAGCAATGGAAGTTTGCCACTACCACCTGGAAAGTGCTGTTAGCCTGCATTATTCCTTTCGGAACATTTTACATTGATAAGAAAATCCTGAAGCCCATTCAAGCCTGA
- a CDS encoding rhodanese-like domain-containing protein: MITVLLLALVIALVYAGYCLYRSAHLSEELQSTIAEGALILDVRTEKEYAAGHINGAANISLGTIRKRYKELDPQKAYITYCSHGLRSVKAANLLRERGFKQVYNGGAREDLEKLMKPH; encoded by the coding sequence ATGATAACAGTATTACTCCTGGCTTTGGTCATTGCCCTCGTCTATGCAGGATATTGTCTTTACAGGTCAGCTCACCTCTCCGAAGAACTGCAATCAACAATTGCGGAAGGAGCCCTGATACTGGATGTACGAACTGAAAAAGAATATGCCGCGGGGCATATCAACGGAGCGGCAAACATTTCGTTGGGCACCATCCGGAAACGCTATAAAGAGCTGGATCCACAGAAGGCCTATATTACTTATTGTTCGCACGGATTAAGAAGCGTAAAAGCAGCCAACTTACTCAGGGAAAGAGGTTTTAAACAGGTTTATAACGGCGGAGCACGGGAGGACCTGGAGAAATTGATGAAGCCGCATTGA
- a CDS encoding oxygenase MpaB family protein translates to MDYFVKEESIVRTIWGKSDTILFIFAGAAAEFALNKSVDWLYFTGKLPADPIGRLFSTVRYAREIVFAPKEAAFKAIDVITQIHRGVETKRGIPIPDRAYRDVLFMLIYYSIAAHELLEQHLNDAEKDEVYDVFYRVGIRMGLKDLPVSYAEWLPVREAHLRENLQKSRYTEDLFQQYKKHLGAMRFKVLLEGQKLVVPNPVRQLLNFNDFSFLTPAVPLYKVSRVMKMDWLLRHLLLPSDYKDQINALNIHP, encoded by the coding sequence ATGGACTATTTCGTTAAAGAGGAATCTATAGTACGTACTATTTGGGGAAAAAGCGATACGATCCTGTTTATTTTCGCAGGCGCCGCTGCAGAATTTGCCTTAAATAAATCAGTAGACTGGTTATACTTTACCGGCAAATTGCCTGCCGATCCCATCGGACGCCTGTTCTCTACGGTGCGTTATGCCAGGGAAATTGTTTTTGCACCGAAAGAAGCAGCTTTCAAGGCCATTGATGTGATCACTCAAATACACAGGGGCGTAGAGACAAAACGCGGTATTCCGATACCTGACCGGGCCTATCGCGATGTGCTTTTTATGCTGATTTATTACTCGATTGCGGCGCATGAACTATTGGAGCAACATTTAAACGATGCCGAAAAGGATGAAGTATACGATGTATTTTATCGCGTTGGCATCCGGATGGGACTAAAAGACCTACCCGTTTCTTATGCGGAATGGCTGCCGGTAAGAGAAGCCCATTTACGGGAAAATCTTCAAAAAAGTCGTTATACAGAGGACTTATTCCAGCAATACAAAAAACACCTGGGCGCTATGCGATTTAAAGTATTGCTGGAAGGTCAAAAATTAGTGGTTCCCAACCCGGTCAGGCAATTGCTCAACTTCAATGATTTTTCTTTTTTAACGCCGGCCGTACCTCTTTATAAAGTAAGTCGTGTTATGAAAATGGACTGGCTGCTCAGGCATCTGTTACTTCCTTCCGATTACAAGGACCAGATCAACGCACTCAATATACATCCTTAA